TGCAAAATAAGCAAGGGTTTCGACACGCTCGACAGTTGAGCTAACGTCCAGCGAAATCCAAACCAGCCAAACAGGAGTCGTGCCGTGGATATTGTTCGACCGGATGCATTGCCAACAGGTAGCGCTCCTTCAGCTCCGCACGTAACACATCCTCCGGTACCAACCGATCTTCAACGCCGCGAACTCGAGTGCGTGGAGTTCTTCGACTCCCCCGAACTGAGCCACCTGCCGACGTCGAGACGGCACGAAGCGCTCCGCGAACTGCACCGGACCGGAACGTACACGCACACCCCCGAAGAACTCCTGGTCGGAGCCAAACTCGCGTGGCGCAACCACGCACGCTGCGTCGGACGCGCACATTGGCGCACCCTCAAGCTGCTCGACGCCCGCGATGCCGTCACCGCCGCCGCGCTCGCCGAGGCCTGCTGGGAACACTTGCGCGTGTCGACGAACGGCGGCGCACTGCAGTCCGTCGTCACCGTCGGACCGCTTCCGCGAGAGGACGGACAGGAGTACCGCATCCTGAGCCCGCAACTGATCCGCTACGCCGGCTACCGGCAGTCGGACGGCACAATTCTGGGCGATCCGTGGCACGTCGAACTGACAGAACAGGTTACGTCGATGGGCTGGAAGGGCGCCGGTACCCCGTTCGACGTTCTACCCCTGCTCATTTCGGTTCCGGACGAACCACTCCAATACTTCGACGTGCCTGCCGACCTCGTTCTCGAGGTACCCATCGAGCACCCCGACTACCCGTGGTTCGCTGACCTGGGCCTTAAGTGGCACGCGGTCCCGGCCGTCTCGGACATGAATCTCGATATCGGCGGAATCGTCTACCCGTGCACTCCGTTCAGCGGTTGGTACGTCAGTACCGAAGTGGGCGCTCGCAACTTCAGCGACACCGATCGCTACAACATGCTTCCCACCGTGGCGGCGCATCTGGAACTCGACACCAGCACCGATCGAACTCTGTGGAAAGACCGCGCGCTGGTCGAATTGAACCGCGCAGTTATTCACAGCTACCGCAAGTCCGGCGTCATCATGGTCGACCACCACACTGTCGCAAAACAATTCATCGACCACATCGCTCGCGAAGAGAAGGCGGGACGCAAGTGCCCGACGGACTGGTCCTGGGTGAACCCGCCGATGTCCAGTTCTCTCACTCCGACGTTCCATCGCCTCTACGACGAGCCTGATCTCTCCATCCGCCCCAACTTCGTGACGAAGAAGAAGGGCACCGACCAAGGTCGGTGCCCCTTCCATCAGTGATAGCGCTCGGTGATCATGCTCAGAACGGGATCTGCCCCAACGCAACTCCGACCACGAGCATCGTGATCGAGATGAGGCCGGCTCGCCACAGGACCTTCTTGTGGTGATCCGCCAAGGACACACCGGCTAACGTCACGAGCAGCAGAATCGCCGGAACCAGCGGGCTCTGCATGTGGACTGCCTGCCCGGTGATCGATGCCCGGGCCATTTCCACCGGCTCGATTCCGTACTGCGCCGCCGTTTCCGACAGCACCGGCAGAACACCGAAGTAGAAGGCGTCGTTGGTCATGAAAAACGTCAGCGGAATGCTCAGGACGCCGGTGATGACGGCCAGGTGGGAGCCCATCGCGTCGGGAATGACCTGCAAGAGCCACTCGGCCATTGCCTCGACCATGCCGGTTCCCTGGAAAACGCCGGTCAGCACGGCCGCCGCCAACACCATCGCGACAACGGACACGATGCTCGCCGAGTGCCGGGCAATTGCCTCACCCTGATCCTTGACGGCCGGGAAATTCACCGCGAGTGCGATCGACGACGCGATCATGAAGAGCACCGGAATGGGCAGCACATCCATGACGAGGACAACCAGAAGGATCGTCGTCAAGGCAGCGTTGAACCACAGGAGCTTCGGCCGCAAGGTGTCCCGCTTGGGATCGAGGCCGTCGATGAAGCGTCCGGTGTCGCCGCCGTCGTCGGTGTTGCCAAGGCCGTCGGTGTTGTCGGTGCCACCCGTTCGCGGCGTTCCGGCGCTGGAAGTTCCTCCGTTTCCGACCTTTTCGAGGATGCGTTCAGAAGTGAGGACCAAAGTCCCGATGCGTCGACGCTCCATGATCCCGAGATGAACGGAAAACCCGAGCACCATGATCAATCCGACGACCAGCGACGGCACCATCGGAACAAAGACGTCGGACGGCGAAAGTCCCAAGGCGCTTGCTGCCCGGACGGTGGGACCGCCCCACGGGATGATGTTCATCGTCGCGTTGGCGAGACCCGCGACCACGGTCAGCACCACGGGACTTACTCCGAGTTTGAGGTAGAGCGGCAACATCGCGGACGTCACGATGATGAATGTCGTGGAACCGTCGCCGTCGAGAGAAACCACCATTGCCAG
The nucleotide sequence above comes from Rhodococcus sp. KBS0724. Encoded proteins:
- a CDS encoding CitMHS family transporter yields the protein MLVTLGFLMVAVFMFLILTKRATPVVGLTLVPVAFGLLAGAGLGIGDMITDGIKSLAPTAALLFFAIIFFGIMIDVGLFDPLVKFILRLVRDDPMRLVVGTAVLAMVVSLDGDGSTTFIIVTSAMLPLYLKLGVSPVVLTVVAGLANATMNIIPWGGPTVRAASALGLSPSDVFVPMVPSLVVGLIMVLGFSVHLGIMERRRIGTLVLTSERILEKVGNGGTSSAGTPRTGGTDNTDGLGNTDDGGDTGRFIDGLDPKRDTLRPKLLWFNAALTTILLVVLVMDVLPIPVLFMIASSIALAVNFPAVKDQGEAIARHSASIVSVVAMVLAAAVLTGVFQGTGMVEAMAEWLLQVIPDAMGSHLAVITGVLSIPLTFFMTNDAFYFGVLPVLSETAAQYGIEPVEMARASITGQAVHMQSPLVPAILLLVTLAGVSLADHHKKVLWRAGLISITMLVVGVALGQIPF
- a CDS encoding nitric oxide synthase oxygenase, giving the protein MDIVRPDALPTGSAPSAPHVTHPPVPTDLQRRELECVEFFDSPELSHLPTSRRHEALRELHRTGTYTHTPEELLVGAKLAWRNHARCVGRAHWRTLKLLDARDAVTAAALAEACWEHLRVSTNGGALQSVVTVGPLPREDGQEYRILSPQLIRYAGYRQSDGTILGDPWHVELTEQVTSMGWKGAGTPFDVLPLLISVPDEPLQYFDVPADLVLEVPIEHPDYPWFADLGLKWHAVPAVSDMNLDIGGIVYPCTPFSGWYVSTEVGARNFSDTDRYNMLPTVAAHLELDTSTDRTLWKDRALVELNRAVIHSYRKSGVIMVDHHTVAKQFIDHIAREEKAGRKCPTDWSWVNPPMSSSLTPTFHRLYDEPDLSIRPNFVTKKKGTDQGRCPFHQ